One stretch of Arachis hypogaea cultivar Tifrunner chromosome 20, arahy.Tifrunner.gnm2.J5K5, whole genome shotgun sequence DNA includes these proteins:
- the LOC112782392 gene encoding uncharacterized protein has translation MACDNNNFPDVFSWIQNLKPISEWETDSMSITISSSSSSSFQEPYLKLTIPKNYNHHNQSSLSFAIIADFNNIHIPLWNSKPMKPNNNNLLLLDQETISDLFINFIQAILHYGSNKNSPFIRFPKLDYIPNFSEIFNVSFFTLSFLVSIYEAPANLRSGSIQTLKGYLTSNQQSEASNLLMKLLGSNLEEQWMRSVNLGVTNWIGEMQETVKEKIMRMPCSLFSHWFSTYGLWKVQLYCPVIVMDIESSSKSHLPNEKLQFSLKYHQLQGVIQFNYSVSIKDKWVEIVANIDNIRCDVMKLVKNSLLRERGAGATEKHFPSRISLQLTPTLQTQVLSVSVGKSSDNPTREIGTEKNIEASFDPPNPLGLKVSAGESMTVSLKPWKFEESIYGYSANLNWFLHDSMDGKEVFSSKPSKFALINPKSWFKNRYSRAYRPFTRQGGVIFAGDEYGDKVLWKVEKDAIGKTMEWEIRGWIWLTYWPNKHKTFYNETRRFEFGEIVHLHVA, from the exons ATGGCTTGTGATAATAACAACTTCCCTGATGTGTTTTCTTGGATTCAGAACCTTAAACCAATATCTGAATGGGAAACAGATTCCATGTCCATaaccatatcttcttcttcttcttcttcattccaagAACCATATCTTAAGCTTACAATACCCAAAAACTATAATCATCATAACCAATCCTCACTCTCTTTTGCTATCATTGCAGATTTCAACAACATCCACATCCCTCTTTGGAACTCAAAACCAATGAAACCTAACAACAATAACTTATTATTACTGGATCAAGAAACAATTTCAGATCTCTTCATCAATTTCATTCAGGCAATTCTCCACTATGGATCCAACAAGAACAGCCCTTTCATCAGGTTCCCGAAACTCGATTACATCCCAAACTTCTCCGAAATATTCAACGTCTCCTTCTTCACTCTCTCCTTCCTCGTCTCCATCTACGAAGCGCCGGCGAATCTTCGCTCCGGATCGATCCAGACTCTGAAGGGTTACTTGACAAGCAATCAACAAAGCGAGGCCTCGAATTTGCTCATGAAACTGCTGGGATCAAACTTGGAAGAACAATGGATGCGGTCCGTGAACCTTGGGGTCACGAATTGGATTGGGGAGATGCAAGAAACGGTTAAAGAAAAGATTATGAGGATGCCGTGTTCTTTGTTCTCGCATTGGTTTTCGACGTATGGGTTATGGAAGGTGCAACTGTATTGTCCTGTTATAGTTATGGATATTGAGAGTTCATCAAAGAGTCATTTGCCGAATGAGAAGCTTCAATTCTCTCTCAAGTATCACCAGCTTCAAGGTGTTATTCAGTTCAATTACAGTGTCTCCATCAAGGACAAGTGGGTTGAAATTGTCGCCAACATTGATAACATAAG GTGTGATGTTATGAAATTGGTGAAGAACTCCCTTCTAAGGGAAAGAGGTGCCGGTGCAACTGAAAAACACTTTCCTTCAAGAATCTCTCTACAACTCACACCAACTCTACAAACCCAAGTATTAAGTGTCTCCGTTGGAAAATCCTCAGATAATCCAACAAGAGAAATTGGTACGGAAAAAAACATAGAAGCCTCATTTGACCCACCAAATCCCTTGGGGCTCAAGGTATCCGCCGGCGAATCCATGACCGTTAGTTTAAAGCCATGGAAATTTGAGGAATCCATTTACGGCTACAGCGCCAATTTAAATTGGTTCCTTCACGATAGCATGGATGGTAAGGAGGTTTTTTCGTCCAAGCCTTCGAAATTCGCTCTGATTAACCCTAAGTCATGGTTCAAGAACCGGTACTCTAGAGCTTATAGACCGTTCACTAGGCAAGGAGGTGTTATTTTTGCTGGTGATGAATATGGAGATAAAGTGTTATGGAAAGTGGAGAAAGATGCTATTGGGAAAACTATGGAGTGGGAGATAAGGGGTTGGATTTGGTTAACTTATTGGCCTAACAAGCACAAAACTTTCTACAATGAAACTAGGAGGTTTGAGTTTGGAGAAATAGTCCATCTCCATGTTGCTTAG